The Phaseolus vulgaris cultivar G19833 chromosome 5, P. vulgaris v2.0, whole genome shotgun sequence genomic interval gagagaaaaaaaaaagttgaacgAATCAGTTTCACGAAAAGAaccagaaaataagaaaaacagtTGGGAGGTAGAGAATAACAGAAACGAATATgagaaatgaaaagaagaagaaaaataccAAAGTGGTTTCGTTCAGAGCAGATCTGATGGCCTTCCATTTTCTCCGGCGAATTTCACACATATCTCCGACTCCGAACATGGATGAAAGCATGGTGGGAAAAACGGCGCCATCCTTATCAGCGACGGCGAGATACGACAGAACGGGGTCGCTGGCGTTGCGTTTAGGCACAGGGGGTGACGAAGACAACACGTCCATGATACCCATGGGTGGTTTCAGACGCGTGAGCAACGACCTCTTGGGTTTGTTCTTCGAttccatgaagaagaagaagattgaAGAAAAATTATCAGGGCCACGAAAGCGGAGCCATGAGACAAGCGTGAACGTGCGTGGGTGATGAGATTACATATTACAAAAGACACGAGAAAAGCGTGAGGAAATCTTGCGTTACGTGAAAGGATCGAGAAAAGAGAAAGATAGCTATATAATGGTAATGGGTCCGGTTATGTCGCTGTTTTGTATGCTCTGGACACACAACAAATCCCCTCAGTTTTGGATTTCTCTACTTTTCTAAACCAATAAACCATTcctccttattttttttattcacaatTATTCTGTTTTACACATTATGTCAaatcaattaattataataaaaaaaatatattgagtTTTTCATAATGAATATATGATATTAATACCTCTAGTAAAATCcatatataaattaaacaatattttcACTGAAGAAGTTAGAAGTAATAAGATTTAGGAATCATAATAAAAGTAGATTTTGAAACTACAAAAAAAGTCACAAGTGAACACCTTATATAAAAATGGagttaacaaataaaataaaatttcaaaataaaaatgacttataattaagaaattattatattgaatagAATAATTTACTCAAAAACTTCTATACTAGGTTAAATATCGAAGAATGAAAAATACTCGAATTAAATGAATCTTATACACTAAATTTAATGTGTTAACACAACAAATACTTAAAAAACTAAAAGATTTTGAGATTAAGATTCGATAATAGCTGTAATACAAGTTTCACTTGTCAATATATAAAAACCCAATATAAAAATCTAACTTACTAAGTTAGTAATAGATACAGGAGTTGAAGTTActcattttaaattatgaaataaatgtaaaaaagagaaattgaaacttTTTGTCAATAATGTAAAATAGACACACTTGAACTCccaatgttaaaaaattaaaacaataatataaacctatatatagagagaatttgaataataaaagtCATAtgttattatcaataatatattttatcaatccaacaaatttatttatttataaaagttataatttatGAGATTCATAATTTTCAAGCATAAAAAAATTCGCATACCTAATGTCTCTTTAAAatgatttgaaaatttaaaacctTGAACATGAAAGTTATAAAACTGtaaaatagttatattattaatatagtgaaacttaatagtattttttttattgattatttaCATCCTTATTTCTTGTTATAATGTTAATAGGTATTCTTTATAAGCTTTTCCTAAATTATTGTGAACAAAGTTTGATCTCGTAATTTGGTACTTATGTGGTGCATGAAGTGGAGGACACCAAGGCCAAGTTTTCTAATCTCAGTGTGAATGTAGTTAGTCACACTAAGTGATGACCTGTATAGGAATAAGTGATCATCTGCTACCAAGTTTCTACACACtgattaaatttttgaaaatttgaggTTATTGTTGTTTTTGGGTGGGGTGGTGCATGAAGTGTGTGTAAAGTGACTTCAGTGGAGGACACCAAGGTCAAGTTTTTTAATCTTAGTGTCAATGTAGTTTAGTGATAGATACACTAAGTGGTGACCTGGGTAGGAATACATGGTGACCTGCTACCAAGTTTCTGCATAATGaagtaattttggaaattttgagCTTTATGTTGTTTTTGGGTAGGGTGGTACATGAGGTGTGTGTAAAGTGACCTCAGTAGAGGACACCGAGGAAAACTTCTCTAATCTCAGTATCAATGTAGTTAGTCACAGTAAGTGTTGACCTGTATAGAAATAAATGATGATCTGCTACCAAGTTTCTACACACtgataaattttttgaaaatttgaggTTATTATTGTTCTTAGGTGGGGTGGTGCATGAAGTGTGTGTAAAGTGACCTCAGTGTCAATGAAGTTTAGTGATAGATACACTAAGTTGTGACCTAGGTAGGAATACATAGTGACCTGCTACCAAGTTTCTACATAATGaagtaattttggaaattttgagCTTTATGTTGTTTTTGGGTGGGAGGTGTGTGTAAAGTGACCTCAGTGGAGGACATAGAGAAAAAGTTCTCTAATCTCAGTATCAATGTAGTTAGTCATAATAAGTGGTGACTTGTGTAGTGGTGACTTATTATCAACTTTCTGCACACTGAACAAATTCTCGACATTTTGAGCTTACCATTGTTGTTCAGTGGGGTGGTGCATGAGGTCTGTGTGAAGTGACACCAGTGGAAGACACCAAGGTAAATTTCTCTTATGTCATTGTTTATCGGTGTAAAATTATCACAGTGGAGCAATTGAACCTATAATTGTgtacaatatttataatttatgttttaggTTGGACAATTTTATTAGTTAGTGGGTCTGTGTTACCAATGTTACATTGTTCAAAATGTTTAAAGTAATCGATTTCATTTTTcatgtaataaataaatttcacatCCGATAAACAAGCTCTATTTTCCTTATTCATCATCCTCCATGATCATTGTGCAAAAACTTACACCAGGacattgttgaagatggttgctgccccttcaagacatgtgtttgatgaagccatttgtgtaCATTTCATGTATAGTTGTATTTGCTTTAAGAATATCTTAGGTATattttagaggttgtttaagagtaggcgttttgctgggtaactcacctcttaacccctgaccatgtgataagatcAAGCACCACAAGTTTTGCAAAAACacctttactgcataaaaataaatctgttcttttctaaataaacaaattcttttttaaactgatgtaTTGACTAAGTCTTTTGAAAATCAGGTTTTGTGCATccagtattttgactaagtcttctctCTTTCAAAACGACTATGTTTCAATAGTCAAGTTTTTATTCTGTTAtcattttgaaaaaacaaatctgttcatctgtaaatgaatagattctttttagtctggcGCCATGTTTATCTTCAACGGTTTTTTCGTTTTgtccctgcaccagaatggttggctgagtctccttcacataacaaattctctaactgcttttgaaaataaatctgttctttttattttcaatctgttcttttataacagctttaactattttttgaaaatctattataagttgtttttctataaaaagaaaacttgttcctGCGTttagaaaaaaatcatacatttgagaaaacaagttttacatcagagaattaaggatttacagagaattagcatgtgttcttgaaagatttcaaaaatcaaaagtgtgcttgttctagttTGGTTCTAAAGCTTGGTGAGAGGAGCTGCTACTGTTTGAgaaatctgttctactggtctaaggcaAATTTCTGCATCCtttatcaggtgtattcgtttcatatttcttttcttgtaaaagtgtgattgtaaactcttcttgatagggtttcttgaagagtgtgtgtgttgaaatagtgtttttcagcaagtgtgccAAGTTTcctgtagggttcaagaacagtggctgtgtaagtgtgtttggtacattttgtttagtggatttcactttggattaggtgagactggatgtagctcatttaagtgaaccaatataactgttgtgtgttcatttctcttcatccctgcactcgaATCCTTGCTTATATGTTAATCTGCCaaaaattgaatctgttcaattaaaaataaatctgttctttctgggcttgttcatactgttcttattttctggaaaatcagtttGGTTCTGTTAAGAAGTTATATGAATTGTTAATTACAACTGGAACAACTTGCTTGTGATAGGTTACCCAATTGATTGATAAGTTAATAATTGAACCTTTATCACTTGCTTAAAAATTGAAGGTTACTGTTTTTGCTGTTCATTGTTTCCtctctaatatcagtgtgtgtggcttgcaaattaatttgtataatCTCAAGAATAACTTGGCTGATATAAACGTTTTCAAACATAAATAgtgtcaaaataaatttgttcatttccaaataaatcgatttattttctgtgtactgtgATAAAATCTGACTCTGCGCGAATCTTTTAataggtcaattcacccccccccccccccccccccccgcgtcttgaactttgacactattgaacccaacaattggtatcaagagctaggacttgtattttaatcaagtttgtttgcaataatgtctgagtttaaagtgttttatgCTGAGGGATCTTTTGTTagtagaccacctatgttcaatggaatgaattatgccttttggaaaattagaatgaaaattttcatggaatctattgactcGTTTATTTGGGAGGCTGTGGTCCATGGACCCTATGTGCCAATGCGCGAATCCATTTCCAAATAAATCGATCtattttctgtgtactgtgATAAAATCTGACTCTGCGCGAATCTTTTAataggtcaattcaccccccccccccccccccccccccccccccgcgtcttgaactttgacactattgaacccaacaattggtatcaagagctaggacttgtattttaatcaagtttgtttgcaataatgtctgagtttaaagtgttttatgCTGAGGGATCTTTTGTTagtagaccacctatgttcaatggaatgaattatgccttttggaaaattagaatgaaaattttcatggaatctattgactcGTTTATTTGGGAGGCTGTGGTCCATGGACCCTATGTGCCAATGCGCGAATCCATTTCCAAATAAATCGATCtattttctgtgtactgtgATAAAATCTGACTCTGCGCGAATCTTTTAataggtcaattcacccccccccccccccccccgcgtcttgaactttgacactattgaacccaacaattggtatcaagagctaggacttgtattttaatcaagtttgtttgcaataatgtctgagtttaaagtgttttatgCTGAGGGATCTTTTGTTagtagaccacctatgttcaatggaatgaattatgccttttggaaaattagaatgaaaattttcatggaatctattgactcGTTTATTTGGGAGGCTGTGGTCCATGGAccctatgtgccaatgcaggttgtcaaggatgaagaagtggtaaagccaagatctgaatggaatgagactgaaaggaagaaggctcaatatgattttgtggccaagaacatcataacctcctcattaacaatggatgagttcttcaggatatcccaatacagttcagctaaggagatgtgggaggtcTTGGAAGTCAATCAcgagggtactgaagatgtgaagaggtcaagaaaacattCTCTCATCAAAGAATATGAATGGTTTAGAATgaaacccgaggagagcattgttgatgtgcagaaaaggttcactcatattgtgaatcatctcactggtttgggaaaggaatttgacagagaggaactcaacataaaagtactgaagtgcctcgacagaagttGGCAACCcaaggtgactgccatatcagaaagccgtgatctgtcaaagttgtcaactgctgcactctttgggaaattaatggagcatgagctggAGCTCAAGAGACTTAAAGAGTAGGAAACAGTGgaaagaaaacccaaaggaCTTGCACTAAAAGCAAGTGAACAGAATGAGATCAgtgaggaaaaagaagatgctgaacaTGATGATGCAATCAGCCTACTTACAAAGAGATTCAGCAGATTCCTAAAAAAGAAAAGCAGAGATAGGAACCAACATAAAAGAAGGTATCCAAAACCTAATGACTCAAATTCCTCtaactatacttgctttggctgtggcaaaacagggcacatCAAAATGGATTATCCAAacaatcaatcaaaggacaaatctgccagcaagaaggTTGAAAGGAGCAAGGGGGGAAGAACTTACATTTCATGGGAAGAGaatgaagtatcttcaaccagcagctcttcaactCAGAGTGAGGAAaacaatttgtgcttcatgatgaaagATGAAGGGTCAATCTCTTATTCAGTAAGTGAATTCTCTATGGaatctgataactatgatcaattgcttgttgctttcaaggaaacacatgatgaagcaaataggctagTTGTAATATGCAGGaagttgcaaaaggtaaataatgtgcttgcacctaaagtaaaaacacttcaggaagaactgcataaggccaaaacagatttggtaagccttgaactaacatgcttgcatgcctctattaaaacctgtgaaaactgcaaaaaattgaaaaaacaagtggagtatttgctaaaaactaggggtggcaaagcgggccagcccgccccgcattggcccgtcccgcaaagttattgcgggtTAGAATTCccgacccgccccgcataagagctaGCCCGCGggtttgcgggccagcccgcgttttttttttaaaattaaatattatttttttacattttgtttcttaaaaaattgtcaaattaaacctatatatttgttattatcaaatccaattttttttttcttccttttcaaacatagtcaaacataaaaaaattaaacaataagataaatatcaaatatcactattcttccacatccaaaacattaaacatacataattccaaaacataaccataaacattaattaaaaaacattaaacataaacattattgacattcttccatttcaataacattggatgtcgccttagaagaactttcattcattttttcataattataatcttctcTGTCATCTGCAcacattaaaacaatgacatttttttttattgcgggttagcgggccagcccgccccgccccgctGCTGGCCCGCGCGGGCCGCGGGCTAAggcgggttagcgggttgaaaaggttagcccgccccgcgttttttaccTGCGAGCCGCAGGCCAGCCCGCATGGCccgccccgctttgccatccctactaaaaaccctttccaatttcaccaagggaagagataaccttgagtctctccttggctcACAGAAGGTTGTTTTCAACAAGAATGGTATTGGTTATAACtctggaaatgtaaccaatgttaaaaagctttcaagtttttttgttccagcaaaatcaggtttttcagcttttaacagtggcaaaaaggcatctcatgtaacttgtttttactgcatgaaatctggtcatacctctaggtcatgcattgctagaaagcatcttgttcctaagaatttagcaaaatggctaccaaagggAAGGTTTTAATATGtgttggaccctatactgaaaaagggtaccatttgtatcatcTTTGTTCTATTTTGCAGAAAGGCAGCAAGAAAAatcaatggtacttggacagtggctgttccaaacATATggctggagatcttacaaaattGACTTgcttgaagctcaaagcagagggacatgtgacctatggtgataataaccgaggaaggattttgggcagaggcactgttggaacagggaattcaaccactattgagaatgtgctttatgtagaaggactcaagcatagcctTCTCAGCATCAGtcaactttgtgacaaaggaaACAAGGTGAACTTCAAGTCAAAAGGttgcacaatctcaagtgatTCCTCTAGTAAGGtgctgtttactggtaagagagtgaataacatatacATCTTGGATATCATGGAAACTatctcttcaaatgagtgtttactATCTAGAAGTGATGACTCTTGGCTATGGCACaagaggttagctcacatacacactaatcacttaaataaactgaaatctaaagattttgtttctggtttacctaacattaaatttcaggataacaggctctatgatgcttgtgtgaaaggtaaacaaatcagatcctctttcaattcaaaagatattgtctctac includes:
- the LOC137834218 gene encoding uncharacterized protein: MDEFFRISQYSSAKEMWEVLEVNHEGTEDVKRSRKHSLIKEYEWFRMKPEESIVDVQKRFTHIVNHLTGLGKEFDREELNIKVLKCLDRSWQPKVTAISESRDLSKLSTAALFGKLMEHELELKRLKE